A stretch of Desulfobacter hydrogenophilus DNA encodes these proteins:
- the epmA gene encoding EF-P lysine aminoacylase EpmA: MTCSPLLDNLKKRSLVMELTRDFFRSMDFMEVETPLRCPSIIPEAHIDPVTSQGAYLQASPELCMKRLLARGADKIFQICKCFRQGERGQRHLPELTLLEWYAVNQTYEDLMDQCQGLLRHIAQGLGTPERLVYQGTSLDLTNAFERMTVAGAFERFYDVSLNQAIDTGRFDEIISFDIEPHLGISRPCFLYDYPISMASLSAIHPEKPDTAQRFEMYVAGIELANGFTELTDHELQRTRFKMENELRIRHGKAKLPLPEKFLSDLALMPPAAGIALGMDRLVMLFCDAPDIEQVVAFPPELL; encoded by the coding sequence ATGACCTGTTCCCCGTTGCTGGATAATTTAAAAAAAAGATCCCTTGTCATGGAATTGACAAGGGATTTTTTCCGTTCCATGGATTTTATGGAGGTGGAAACCCCGCTTCGGTGCCCATCGATCATTCCCGAAGCCCACATCGATCCGGTGACATCCCAGGGCGCATATCTGCAAGCCTCACCGGAGCTATGTATGAAACGGCTTTTGGCCCGGGGCGCAGACAAAATTTTTCAAATCTGCAAATGCTTTCGCCAGGGAGAGCGCGGTCAGCGGCATTTGCCGGAACTGACACTGCTTGAGTGGTACGCCGTGAATCAGACCTATGAAGACCTCATGGATCAGTGCCAGGGTCTTTTGCGCCATATTGCACAAGGCTTGGGAACACCGGAACGCCTGGTCTATCAGGGTACTTCCCTGGACCTAACAAACGCCTTTGAACGGATGACGGTTGCCGGGGCCTTTGAGCGCTTTTACGATGTCTCTTTGAACCAGGCCATTGATACCGGGCGCTTTGATGAGATTATCAGTTTTGACATTGAACCCCATTTGGGCATATCCCGTCCCTGTTTCCTCTATGATTACCCCATATCCATGGCCAGTCTTTCTGCGATTCATCCTGAAAAACCGGATACGGCCCAAAGATTTGAGATGTATGTTGCCGGTATTGAACTGGCCAACGGATTTACAGAACTGACCGACCATGAACTTCAGAGAACACGGTTTAAAATGGAAAATGAGCTACGCATCCGCCACGGTAAGGCAAAACTGCCGCTGCCTGAAAAGTTTTTATCTGACCTTGCCTTGATGCCGCCCGCTGCTGGCATCGCCCTTGGCATGGACCGTCTGGTCATGCTGTTTTGCGATGCTCCGGATATTGAACAGGTTGTTGCCTTCCCGCCCGAGTTGCTTTAA
- a CDS encoding metallophosphoesterase family protein yields the protein MKKTMDRRRFLKYSGAGLVGLGLSTLNMPFFRLGKASAAISGDAWCFGVMSDTQWKSDAEASGGENTCATGIIDALNQQFIEHNCKFVIQVGDLVDKDSYDYSEDGSHNLVTRAAHCEVLYNEGIGFFPLRGNHEPSQAAAEEFVALWPQTQNSGDNVNGATNFVQSDIEGLKGLSYSFDYENVRCVMIDQFTRLNGTGTSLSDNVVDQVAWVDEMVSSRPDDYHAFVLAHKNLIGGNHKDNLFGNDLTANANSRDEFIESLDTNNVACCIGGHDHMHHRSLVSDDSGDYKVQQLITSSNSYKFYTPRSGDDGRETMLQEELYTIGYYIFTVDGPRVTVDFYASSTGEDYASVSLRSYTQQTFYLRERFGYSLNGLRFEIAQGQSYTGIVDRYNDTTAKILSGTNSNDETDLVGRALTKTVNTGWVDGGLVDDAASDLFTLWGLVDNLSLYDEELTGNLPNGDESQVTDTYTLSISYNPRKIRGSKLMRGGFCIAARDENDAWVNAVELNEGGTKIFKRGPWKSGYELGTYGVDPSSKTVWAVLNHESDFVAKLV from the coding sequence ATGAAAAAGACCATGGATAGAAGACGATTCTTAAAATACAGTGGTGCAGGGCTGGTAGGTCTTGGCCTGTCCACTCTGAATATGCCCTTTTTTCGTCTGGGTAAAGCCTCTGCGGCCATTTCCGGAGATGCCTGGTGTTTTGGCGTCATGTCCGACACCCAGTGGAAAAGCGATGCTGAAGCGTCCGGAGGAGAAAATACCTGCGCCACCGGCATAATTGATGCCCTGAATCAGCAGTTCATTGAGCATAACTGTAAGTTTGTCATTCAGGTCGGGGATTTGGTGGACAAGGATAGTTATGATTATTCCGAGGATGGCTCACACAATCTGGTAACCCGTGCGGCACACTGCGAAGTCCTTTATAACGAGGGTATTGGATTTTTCCCGCTGCGCGGCAACCATGAACCCAGCCAGGCCGCCGCCGAAGAGTTTGTGGCGCTTTGGCCCCAGACCCAGAACAGCGGAGATAATGTGAACGGGGCCACCAATTTTGTTCAGTCCGACATTGAGGGGCTTAAAGGCCTGAGCTATTCTTTTGACTATGAGAATGTCCGTTGCGTTATGATTGATCAGTTTACCCGTTTGAACGGGACCGGTACAAGTCTCTCCGACAATGTGGTGGACCAGGTGGCGTGGGTGGATGAAATGGTCAGTTCAAGACCTGATGACTATCACGCATTTGTGCTGGCGCACAAAAATCTTATTGGCGGCAACCATAAAGACAATTTGTTTGGTAACGACTTGACCGCCAATGCCAACTCAAGGGACGAATTTATTGAAAGCCTGGATACCAACAATGTGGCCTGCTGCATCGGCGGCCATGATCACATGCACCATAGATCCCTGGTATCAGACGATAGCGGAGACTACAAGGTGCAGCAACTCATCACTTCCTCTAATTCCTACAAGTTTTACACGCCGCGATCCGGGGACGATGGCCGGGAAACCATGCTCCAGGAGGAATTGTACACCATCGGGTATTATATTTTTACTGTGGACGGTCCCCGGGTGACCGTTGATTTTTATGCTTCAAGTACGGGTGAGGATTATGCATCAGTTAGCCTGCGTAGTTACACCCAACAAACATTTTACCTTAGGGAGCGTTTCGGCTACAGCCTGAACGGATTGAGATTTGAAATTGCCCAGGGTCAAAGCTATACTGGCATCGTTGACAGGTATAACGATACCACGGCAAAAATTCTTAGCGGAACCAACAGCAACGATGAAACAGACCTTGTGGGTCGCGCCTTGACCAAGACAGTGAACACGGGGTGGGTAGACGGCGGCCTGGTGGACGATGCCGCCTCCGATCTTTTTACCCTGTGGGGACTTGTTGACAACCTGAGTCTATATGATGAAGAACTGACCGGAAATCTGCCCAACGGGGATGAAAGCCAGGTCACCGACACCTACACCCTTTCCATTTCCTATAATCCCAGAAAAATTCGTGGGTCCAAACTTATGAGGGGGGGCTTCTGCATTGCCGCCAGAGATGAAAATGATGCCTGGGTTAATGCCGTGGAACTTAATGAAGGCGGCACCAAAATCTTTAAAAGAGGTCCATGGAAATCCGGTTATGAACTGGGGACCTATGGGGTAGACCCTAGTTCAAAAACTGTCTGGGCTGTGCTGAATCATGAAAGTGATTTTGTAGCTAAACTTGTTTAA
- a CDS encoding PEP-CTERM sorting domain-containing protein: MKNIMMMISMLMCMFILSPLANATVIDFTGLEGEVSSPYTENGFTLTAELGDDGTAYFYAIASADESYYYYSGSETLMNDSYTTTILTATDGSMFDLTSIDLAKIYSNDDGSYSAMTITFEAFYADNTIYTYDVTTDGLEGLQTITLGEAFSNLVSVSFGAEYYQFDNITASAVPEPSSILLLFVGMGAWAAGARKKLA; encoded by the coding sequence ATGAAGAATATTATGATGATGATCAGTATGCTGATGTGTATGTTCATACTTTCCCCCCTTGCAAATGCTACTGTAATTGACTTTACTGGATTGGAAGGCGAGGTCTCAAGCCCCTATACCGAAAATGGGTTCACTCTGACTGCTGAGCTTGGTGATGACGGGACAGCCTATTTTTATGCTATAGCTTCTGCTGATGAAAGTTATTATTACTATTCCGGTTCCGAAACTTTGATGAATGACAGTTACACCACTACTATCCTGACGGCGACGGATGGTTCCATGTTTGACCTAACTTCCATTGATTTGGCTAAAATCTATTCCAACGATGATGGCTCCTATTCAGCTATGACCATAACCTTTGAAGCTTTCTATGCCGACAACACAATATATACCTATGACGTGACGACTGACGGGCTCGAAGGGCTTCAAACGATTACTTTGGGAGAGGCTTTTTCAAATCTTGTTTCCGTTTCTTTTGGAGCGGAATACTATCAGTTTGACAATATAACTGCCAGTGCAGTACCTGAGCCTTCTTCGATTTTGCTGCTGTTTGTCGGTATGGGTGCTTGGGCCGCCGGTGCCAGAAAAAAACTTGCATAA